Below is a genomic region from Marinobacter salarius.
GCGCTCCACGTTCACCCAGTCGGAGTTTCTCGAAAGCTTCCTTGGGCTGGGCCTGATTGCGTTTGCCTATGGCGTCAGTCTTCTGGTCAATGCCTGGGGATTTCTGGCGGTGTTCAGCGCGGCAGTGGCATTGCGGCATACCGAACTGAAGCTGGCCGGCCTTAAACAGTCCTACTCGGATACAACTTCCGGGGAAACCTATCCGGGCGAAGCACCGAAGGCCATCGCCCATGTGCATCAGAGCTCCCTGATATTCAACGAACATCTGGAAAGGCTGGCCGAAATCGTTCTGGTTCTGCTGATTGGCGGCTCCCTGTTCTGGGATTCGTGGAGCTGGCGCGCGGTTGGTTTCGCCGCCTTTCTGTTCTTCGTCGCCCGCCCCATCAGTGTTCACCTTGGCCTGCTCGGCAGCAAGGCGCCAATCCGGTTACGAAATCTCGCGGGTTGGTTCGGTGTGCGGGGCATTGGTTCCCTCTACTATCTGATGTACGCCATCCAACATGGGCTGCCAGAAGACATCGCCCTGGAGTTGATTCACCTGACCCTGGTAGTGGTTGCCTTGTCGATCCTTGTTCACGGCGTAAGCGTTAAACCCGCCATTGCTCGCTTCTGGCGGGCGCGCAAATCAATGCACTAAAACATCAGTGTCCGCGAGCGAGGCCGAGAATACACGCCGACTAGCGAAGCAGGGGTAACAGGATGTTTTGCCAGATCGACGTCTGGTATTGCTCACGAAACCAGCCAAGGTGGCCAATGCGGCTTTCGCCAACATCCTTCGGATCAATTCGGTGCATGGTGACAGTCGCCTGAGTATAGAAGCTGTGCAGCGAATCGACGTTACGTCGGGACATCATCTCGTCGTCGGTAAAGGCCACCGCTGAAATCGGCACCTGCACCGCAGCGAACTGTTCCCGTAATGCCTGGCCCTCTTTACCCACTGCGTATTCCGGGTTGAGGCACCATTGCCGCCACTGGCGTATCACATTGGGTGGTAGGTCACCCACGATATTCAGGCGCTTGCCGGGGAAGTAGCCAAACATCCGCACGCTGACAGGCGCCATGAAATACCACAGAAACCAGGCAATACGTTTGGTGGGCGGTGAGTTCTCACGCCAATAACCGCTGCCACAGGCGACGGTGACGGCGTGATCCAGCTCGTTTACATTGGGTGTCATACCCAGCAACTGCCCACCAACGCTGTGACCAATCCATTGAAGGCGCTGCCCGGGATAGTGCTGCCGGGCGAAGTCTATAACCGCCTGGCAATCCTCGCTCCCCCACTCCGTCACCTTGACCGGGCAGTCCCGCAGACGGCCTTGCAGGGAGGCCCCCATACCGGAATAGTCGAAGGTGATGGCGGTAAAGCCCTGGCGGCTCAGATAACGCGCGAATTTCTCATAACAATGCTGCCCTACCCCCATGGCGCCAGCGACGATGACGACCGAACTGGACTGATCCGCAGGAAATGCCCGGAGGTGGATTCGATGACCGCCCGGTGTCGTGACTGGCACATCCTGTCTACTCGTTGGGGGTAGTGAAGACTCCCTGGCACTCATAATGATTCTCCTGGTAACTTGCCTGACAACGTTCCCGGGCGTCAGAAATCGTTGGCGAGATGGTTGAGGAACTTGAGGATGACGGTCACTTCTTCATCACTGAAACCGTCGGTCATGCGGTTGTTCAATTCCGTGATCAGCGGTTTGGCGCTTTCGATCTTCTCGCGCCCGACAGCGGTGAGATACAAACGGGATGCGCGGCCATCCCTGTCGCAGGTGCGCCTCTCCAACAGGCCCTTGCTCTCCATCCGCCCAGCCAGCCCCGTCAACGCGGAACTGTTCAAATGAAGGCTGTGGGCGAGATCTTTCAACAGACATCCCTCGTCGCCGGCAACCAGCAACAGCGCCCCCACCTGGGTTACCGAAATTCCCAGCGCTTCTTCGCTGCGCTGGTCAGCGTGTTTGTATACCCGATGGCGGGCCTTGTTAAGCAGATAGAAAAAACGTTTGTCCATAAGCCTGCCATTTATTTCACATGTGAACCAAATATACTACGCATGTGAAATAACTGGCAAGCCGCCCATGCGACGTTGGACATCCGGCGCGATCAATTCCTATACTCAGGGTCCATTCCGCTGGAAGACTTTCTTTATGCGCGTTTTCGCCAACCCCGTCGGTTCCGGCGCTCTCTGGTTTGACAACCTTGCCACGGCTGATGGTACCCCGGTGGCCTACGACCCCCAGGCGCGAGCTTTTTTGCCGATGCCGCCGTTCTGCGCTAACAGGGACGTGATTGGCTGCAACTGGATCGCACCAGAGCAAGGTGCCTTCTGCCGCGCCTGTGCCATGACGGCGCTGGCACCAGACCCGTCCATCGCCAACGCCATCCCCAACTGGGCGCAAACCGAGGCCGCCAAACGCTGGGTGATCGACAATCTTGGGCGCTGGCATTGGTTTCGCCCGGAAGACCCTGGCTCTCGACCGGTGTTCCATATGCTTGCGGAGGGTCCCACTCCCGTACCAATGGGCCACGCCCAGGGTGTTGTCACCATCAGCGTGGCGGAGGCAGACCCGGTATTACGCACCACCCGCAGGGAGGCGCTGGAAGAGCCCTACAGAACGATGATTGGCCACATGCGACATGAGATTGCCCACATGCTGTGGTGGCGTCTGAGTCTGCGTGAGGACTTCCTGGATGCGTTCCGGGCGATGTTTGGCGACGAACGTATCAGCTATCCCGGAGCGCTTCAGCATCACTACGAAAATGGTCCGCCCCAGGACTGGAAGCTGTACTACCTGACCAGCTATGCCTCAGCTCATCCCCACGAAGACTGGGCGGAGACGGCCGCGCACCTGCTTCACTTGACGGACCTGACCGACAGTTTTGTGGCCTCGGGCTTAACCTCTCCGGAAGTGCCAGGCCCGAACTGGGATCCCTATTCGGAACCCGATGCCCAGCGACTGATCCACATCGCCGCGTCCATCGCCATGGGCGTGAACCACGTAAACCGGTCGATGGGCCTGTCGGACCTGTATCCCTTTGTTCTGTCGGATTTTGCGCGCCACAAGCTGGTGTTTGTCCACGACTGGCTCAGACGTGGAGCTCAGGGGCTCTAACGTCGCGCCACTTGATCGACCGCAACCTGCGCGGCCGATCAGTTATCGTCCTGCTCTCTGACTTTCCCTTCGCGGATGTTTTCCCTGGCTTCCTGAACTTCTTCCCCGTCGGCTTCGGGAACGTCGTGCTCATCCTTACGGGAGGGACGAAAACACAGGGTTGTCAGTATGGGGAAGTGATCTGATCCGAAAGCCTCCAGGCGGCGGAGCTGTTTGAGGGTGAAATGCTCCGTGGTAAATACATGGTCCAGAGGCCAGCGGAGATACCAACGCTCCGCATGGAAGGTATTAAACGTGCCCCGGCCACGCCTCGGGTCCAGCATACCGCTGATACGACAGAATAAGCGGGTGGTTCTGGACCAGGCGACATCGTTCAGGTCGCCGGCAACGATGGCGGGGTACCCACCTTTGTCGACCTCCCGCCCTACCAGTAGCAGTTCAGCATCCCGCCAGAGGGACTCCTCGCTTTCACTCGGCGCAGGCGGACGTGGATGAAGAGCATGAAAGCGTACCCTGTCACCACTGGGCAACTTCAACCAGCCATGGATGGAGGGGATATCATCCTGGATCAGGTACTTTACTTCCGCCTCCTCCAGAGGCAGTCGGGAGTAGAGGTGCATCCCGTAAAGGTTGTCCTGCGGTATACGAATGACCGTATGCCAGTCTCCCAACTCGGCATCCAGTTGCTCACCCCACCATTGGTCTGATTCAAGCGTCAGCAGCATATCCGGCTGCCAATCCCGTACCTGTTGGAGCAGGCCTTCGCTGTTGCGATTGGGGGTGAGTACATTCGCAACCATTAACGTAACGCAGCGATCCGCATTTCCCGGCTCGGCAACCTGAACCTGCAGGGGCCAGAACCGCGTCCAGGGCAGGATTCGGTACAACTGCAACACCAGTACCAGCCCACAGAGTGCGATCACCCATAACCGTAATTCACCGTCCCCTAACACCAACGCTGCCACCGCAGTCACGGCAACAAGCGTGGCTATCTGAACACGGGGAAACTCACAGGCACGTACCCACCAGTCGTGAACCCGCACTCTTCCGAGTACGGTGACGGCGAAAAGCACCAGTGCTACTACTAATAATGTGTAGGTAATCAAACGGGCCTCCTGAACGTTGCCGACTTATCAACCTACACAACAAAACCAACAGATGCACAGGATCCCTCCCCTGCATCCGCCGGCAAGTTACAACACTTACGACAGATCGAAACGATCAGCGTTCATCACTTTGTTCCAGGCCGCCACGAAGTCCTTCACAAACTTCTCCTTGGCGTCACTCTGGGCGTACACCTCCGAAATTGCACGAAGCTGGGAATTCGAGCCAAAGATCAGGTCCACCCGGGTGCCTGTCCACTTAACATCACCGGACTTGCGGTCCCGGCCCTCAAACACGTCCGCATCAGCCGACGTTGGCTTCCACTCGGTGTTGAGGTCGGTCAGGTTCACGAAGAAGTCGTTCGTGAGCTTGCCCGGCGAGTTAGTCAGCACGCCGTGTTTGGATTGCTTGTAATTGGCACCCAGTACGCGCAGGCCGCCCACCAGTACCGTCATCTGCGGTGCGCTCAGGTTCAACAACTGCGCCTTGTCGATCAACATTTCCTCGTCGGAAACGGTAAACGCCGCGCGGCGGTAGTTGCGGAAGCCGTCGGCTTCGGGCTTGAGCCAGTCGAAGGCCTCCACGTCCGTCTGGTCATCAGTGGCATCGGTGCGTCCGGGCGAGAACGGCACGTCGATGCTGTGGCCTGCATCCTTGGCGGCTTCCTCGACTGCGGCGTTACCGCCGAGCACGATCAAGTCAGCCAGGGAAACCTTTTTGTTGCCGGACTGGGCATCGTTAAAGGACTTCTGGATGCCTTCAAGAGCCTGCAGCACCTTAGCCAGTTGCTGTGGCTCGTTTACCTCCCAGTCTTTCTGGGGAGCCAGGCGGATGCGGGCGCCGTTGGCCCCACCGCGCAGATCGGAGCCACGGAACGTCGACGCGGCAGACCATGCGGTGTAAACCAGCTCGGAGACCGACAGACCCGCTCCCAGGATCTTGCTCTTAAGGTCAGCGATGTCCTGGGCATTGATCAGTTCGTGATCGACCGCTGGCACCGGATCCTGCCAGATCAGGTCTTCTGCCGGCACTTCCGGGCCGAGATAGCGGGCTTTCGGGCCCATATCGCGGTGCGTCAGCTTGAACCAGGCGCGAGCAAAGGCGTCCGCAAACTCTTCCGGGTTCTTATGGAAGTGCTCGCAGATCTTGCGGTATTCCGGGTCCTGCTTCATCGCCATATCGGCGGTGGACATCATGATTCCCACGCGCTTGGACGGATCTTCCGCATCAGGCGCCATGTCTTTCTCGGTCAATCCTTTCGGCCGCCACTGCTGGGCGCCGGCCGGGCTCTTGGTCAGTTCCCACTCGTAGCCAAACAGCACGTCAAAATAGCTCATGTCCCACTGGGTGGGGCTGGGCGTCCAGGCGCCCTCGAGACCACTGGTGATGGCATCACGGCCCTTGCCGCTGCCATGGCTGCTCTTCCAGCCCAGGCCCATCTCTTCGATCGGCGCTGCTTCCGGTTCTGGACCAACTTTGTCGGGATCACCGGCCCCGTGGGTCTTACCAAAGGTGTGACCGCCAGCGGTCAGGGCTGCTGTTTCATAGTCATTCATCGCCATCCGAGCAAAGGTCTCGCGAATGTCACGAGCCGATGCCAGCGGGTCCGGGTTCCCATCCGGGCCTTCCGGATTCACGTAGATCAAACCCATCTGTACCGCAGCCAGGGGGTTTTCCAGATCGCGATCACCGGAATAACGGCTGTTCGGCTTGTCGCTGGTGGCCAGCCATTCCCTTTCCGCACCCCAGTAAATGTCTTCCTCGGGCTGGAAAATGTCCTCACGACCACCGGCAAAACCAAAGGTCTTGAAGCCCATGGACTCAAGGGACACGTTGCCGGTCAGGATAAACAGGTCGGCCCAGGACAGCTTGTTGCCATACTTCTGTTTGACAGGCCATAGCAGGCGGCGGGCCTTGTCCAGGTTGCCATTGTCAGGCCAGCTGTTGATGGGCGCGAAACGCTGGTTGCCGGTGCCGGCACCACCGCGGCCATCACCGGTTCGATAGGTACCGGCGCTGTGCCATGCCATACGGATCATGAACGGACCGTAATGGCCGTAATCCGCGGGCCACCAGTCCTGTGAATCTTTCAATACGGCTTCGATGTCTTTCTTGACCGCAGGCAGGTCAAGTTTCTTGAATTCTTCGGCGTAGTTGAAGTCTTCCCCCAACGGGTTCGACTTGGGGTTGTGCTGGTGCAAAATACCCAGGTTCAGCTGGTTCGGCCACCAATCGTTGACACCCGGACCCTCGTCCTGCAGCTTTGTGCGGGCCCCGTGCATAACCGGGCATTTACCTTCGTTTCCGCTCATATCACTCTCTCCGTGGGTTGCTACCATCTATTTCACTGTTTCATTGATCGTTGTTGCACTGACAAACTGAACCAATCAGCTACCAATCTAGTCAATGTACTCCCATTTTTCACTATTAGTTCAGGTTGTTTTTTCGTACCAATGTCATAGTTTTTGTTTATCACTATATCTCCCGCGAGTTACCGGTTGATAACTGTGATCTGCTTGCTGAAGATCTATACTGAACACTCGGGGTTTGAAACCAGAGTTTTAAACGTTCACTGGCATAGCGACGGGAGTTTTGGATGAACACTCAGGAACAGCTTGAAAGCACCATCCGTGAACTGGTCTGCGAAGGTAAGGGCATTCTGGCGGCGGACGAGAGCAACCCAACCATCGCCAAACGGTTCAAGGCGGTTGGTGTGGAATCCACCGAAGAAAACCGACGACACTACCGCAACCTGATTCTCGCTGCGCCGGGGCTGGGAGAGTACGTCAGTGGTGTGATCCTGTTCGAGGAAACCCTGCGACAGCACGCGGACGATGGCGCCAGCCTACCCTCTGTGGCGGCAAAACAGGGCATTGTGCCCGGCATTAAGGTGGATAAGGGCAAGGGCCCGATGATTAATGCACCCGGTGATGAGATTACCGAGGGCCTGGATGGGCTAGCCCAACGGCTTGAAGACTACAAACAACTCGGTGCGCGGTTTGCCAAGTGGCGGAACGTTTACCACATCACCGATACCAACCCCAGTCGCGCTGCCATCGAGGCAAATGCCGAGGTCTTGGCACGCTATGCCGCCATCTGCCAGTCCTGCGGCGTGGTGCCCATTGTGGAACCGGAAGTGCTGATCGATGGCGACCATAGCATCGAGCGAAGCGCGGAGGTGAACGAGGCCGTTATCAACGAGGTATTTCAGGCCCTGCGACGCCATCGTGTTGAGCTTGAGACCATGATCCTCAAACCCAGCATGGTGACGCCTGGCAACGCCAATGGCCAGAAGGCAAGCCCAGAGGACGTGGCAAAACACACCTTGGGAGTGTTCCGGCGTGTGGTGCCGGCAGCGGTGCCTGGTATCAACTTCCTGTCCGGTGGCCAGACCCCGGCGGAAGCGACCCTGAACCTGAACGCCATGAACAGCGGCCCGGACCTGCCATGGACACTCAGCTTTTCCTACGGGCGGGCACTGCAGGAGCCGGCCCAGAAAGCCTGGGCGGGTATTTCCTCCAACCGCGAAGCTGCTCAGGCCGCAATGGTTAAACGTGCCAAGTTGAACAGCCTGGCCACTCTGGGGCAATACTCATCAGAAATGGAAGGCTGACCACTACGGCCAGCCTTCCTTTCAACAACCGTCGGTGCAATGGGCAGTACCATCAAAGCTCATGGTTTTGCCACTAAGAGGAACGTGAACGGGCATTGAGGACAGGCTGATGAACTGTTTGGTGCGCGTTCCGTCCCGGACAATGCCCTCCTTCGTGGCAGCCTCATTGGCGTGGGATGCGATCACCGCGTTTGGCTTGATCAGGTCATTCACCACGTAGGCCGCCTCTTCTGGGCCCGTGGTGTAGGTGTCACCGATGTTGAGAACCGCAAGACTGGCGCCGTAGTGGTCTTTGACAACCAGTTTCTGCTCAGCGGTGATACCGGTATCGCCGGACAGGTACACCACCAGGCCATTGGTGAACGTAAGGACGTAGCCGGTGGGCGGCCCAACACTGGCGCCAACGCCCGCCGCTTTCAGGTATTCCGCCAGCGGGCCGGTGAGGAAGCTCGGCGACAGGCCATTGCTGTGCACCGCAGGCACGGTTGTGATGACCACACCGCCCACCACCCGTTCAGCCCCGAACCTCACCAGCAGTGAATCCTCTGGATTACCCTCAACGCTTTTGAGCTTGCTGGC
It encodes:
- a CDS encoding alpha/beta fold hydrolase, which gives rise to MSARESSLPPTSRQDVPVTTPGGHRIHLRAFPADQSSSVVIVAGAMGVGQHCYEKFARYLSRQGFTAITFDYSGMGASLQGRLRDCPVKVTEWGSEDCQAVIDFARQHYPGQRLQWIGHSVGGQLLGMTPNVNELDHAVTVACGSGYWRENSPPTKRIAWFLWYFMAPVSVRMFGYFPGKRLNIVGDLPPNVIRQWRQWCLNPEYAVGKEGQALREQFAAVQVPISAVAFTDDEMMSRRNVDSLHSFYTQATVTMHRIDPKDVGESRIGHLGWFREQYQTSIWQNILLPLLR
- a CDS encoding MarR family winged helix-turn-helix transcriptional regulator, yielding MDKRFFYLLNKARHRVYKHADQRSEEALGISVTQVGALLLVAGDEGCLLKDLAHSLHLNSSALTGLAGRMESKGLLERRTCDRDGRASRLYLTAVGREKIESAKPLITELNNRMTDGFSDEEVTVILKFLNHLANDF
- a CDS encoding putative zinc-binding metallopeptidase; its protein translation is MRVFANPVGSGALWFDNLATADGTPVAYDPQARAFLPMPPFCANRDVIGCNWIAPEQGAFCRACAMTALAPDPSIANAIPNWAQTEAAKRWVIDNLGRWHWFRPEDPGSRPVFHMLAEGPTPVPMGHAQGVVTISVAEADPVLRTTRREALEEPYRTMIGHMRHEIAHMLWWRLSLREDFLDAFRAMFGDERISYPGALQHHYENGPPQDWKLYYLTSYASAHPHEDWAETAAHLLHLTDLTDSFVASGLTSPEVPGPNWDPYSEPDAQRLIHIAASIAMGVNHVNRSMGLSDLYPFVLSDFARHKLVFVHDWLRRGAQGL
- a CDS encoding endonuclease/exonuclease/phosphatase family protein, whose translation is MITYTLLVVALVLFAVTVLGRVRVHDWWVRACEFPRVQIATLVAVTAVAALVLGDGELRLWVIALCGLVLVLQLYRILPWTRFWPLQVQVAEPGNADRCVTLMVANVLTPNRNSEGLLQQVRDWQPDMLLTLESDQWWGEQLDAELGDWHTVIRIPQDNLYGMHLYSRLPLEEAEVKYLIQDDIPSIHGWLKLPSGDRVRFHALHPRPPAPSESEESLWRDAELLLVGREVDKGGYPAIVAGDLNDVAWSRTTRLFCRISGMLDPRRGRGTFNTFHAERWYLRWPLDHVFTTEHFTLKQLRRLEAFGSDHFPILTTLCFRPSRKDEHDVPEADGEEVQEARENIREGKVREQDDN
- the katG gene encoding catalase/peroxidase HPI gives rise to the protein MSGNEGKCPVMHGARTKLQDEGPGVNDWWPNQLNLGILHQHNPKSNPLGEDFNYAEEFKKLDLPAVKKDIEAVLKDSQDWWPADYGHYGPFMIRMAWHSAGTYRTGDGRGGAGTGNQRFAPINSWPDNGNLDKARRLLWPVKQKYGNKLSWADLFILTGNVSLESMGFKTFGFAGGREDIFQPEEDIYWGAEREWLATSDKPNSRYSGDRDLENPLAAVQMGLIYVNPEGPDGNPDPLASARDIRETFARMAMNDYETAALTAGGHTFGKTHGAGDPDKVGPEPEAAPIEEMGLGWKSSHGSGKGRDAITSGLEGAWTPSPTQWDMSYFDVLFGYEWELTKSPAGAQQWRPKGLTEKDMAPDAEDPSKRVGIMMSTADMAMKQDPEYRKICEHFHKNPEEFADAFARAWFKLTHRDMGPKARYLGPEVPAEDLIWQDPVPAVDHELINAQDIADLKSKILGAGLSVSELVYTAWSAASTFRGSDLRGGANGARIRLAPQKDWEVNEPQQLAKVLQALEGIQKSFNDAQSGNKKVSLADLIVLGGNAAVEEAAKDAGHSIDVPFSPGRTDATDDQTDVEAFDWLKPEADGFRNYRRAAFTVSDEEMLIDKAQLLNLSAPQMTVLVGGLRVLGANYKQSKHGVLTNSPGKLTNDFFVNLTDLNTEWKPTSADADVFEGRDRKSGDVKWTGTRVDLIFGSNSQLRAISEVYAQSDAKEKFVKDFVAAWNKVMNADRFDLS
- a CDS encoding class I fructose-bisphosphate aldolase, with protein sequence MNTQEQLESTIRELVCEGKGILAADESNPTIAKRFKAVGVESTEENRRHYRNLILAAPGLGEYVSGVILFEETLRQHADDGASLPSVAAKQGIVPGIKVDKGKGPMINAPGDEITEGLDGLAQRLEDYKQLGARFAKWRNVYHITDTNPSRAAIEANAEVLARYAAICQSCGVVPIVEPEVLIDGDHSIERSAEVNEAVINEVFQALRRHRVELETMILKPSMVTPGNANGQKASPEDVAKHTLGVFRRVVPAAVPGINFLSGGQTPAEATLNLNAMNSGPDLPWTLSFSYGRALQEPAQKAWAGISSNREAAQAAMVKRAKLNSLATLGQYSSEMEG
- a CDS encoding MBL fold metallo-hydrolase — its product is MNNACKSLVAAFLASAVSLSAAADTVNVTPLGSHDGEFCAMDRALIFEDPNGTRILYDAGRTVAGADDPRLGNIDVVLVSHVHGDHVGDRHIRDVNQGSCGGPEVPEVVLPESNSVNITAAKKAKIVTGSEMPAFFASKLKSVEGNPEDSLLVRFGAERVVGGVVITTVPAVHSNGLSPSFLTGPLAEYLKAAGVGASVGPPTGYVLTFTNGLVVYLSGDTGITAEQKLVVKDHYGASLAVLNIGDTYTTGPEEAAYVVNDLIKPNAVIASHANEAATKEGIVRDGTRTKQFISLSSMPVHVPLSGKTMSFDGTAHCTDGC